The proteins below are encoded in one region of Verrucomicrobiales bacterium:
- a CDS encoding DUF2249 domain-containing protein — MNATVSEHLIDVRTMPPRERHPKIFGMWTELGSGAAILLVNDHDPVPLYYQFAWEYAGTFRWEYLEQGPDIFRVRISKGDFADPGFVPTARPKQSCSVVKPAPIEFVKPL, encoded by the coding sequence ATGAATGCTACTGTGTCTGAACACTTGATCGACGTCCGAACGATGCCACCGCGCGAACGGCACCCGAAGATTTTCGGTATGTGGACGGAGCTAGGTTCGGGGGCGGCCATCCTCCTGGTGAATGATCACGACCCTGTTCCACTCTATTACCAGTTCGCCTGGGAGTACGCCGGCACGTTTCGCTGGGAATATTTGGAGCAAGGACCGGATATCTTCCGGGTTCGTATCAGCAAGGGAGATTTCGCTGATCCGGGTTTCGTGCCCACGGCGCGTCCCAAACAATCTTGCTCGGTGGTCAAGCCTGCGCCGATCGAGTTCGTCAAGCCGCTTTAA